In Arachis hypogaea cultivar Tifrunner chromosome 2, arahy.Tifrunner.gnm2.J5K5, whole genome shotgun sequence, a genomic segment contains:
- the LOC112756739 gene encoding small ribosomal subunit protein uS7, whose amino-acid sequence MADVVQEVSVVPDPTQIDVKLFNRWSFDDVQVTDISLADYIGVVPSKHATYVPHTAGRYSVKRFRKAQCPIVERLTNSLMMHGRNNGKKLMAVRIIKHAMEIIHLLTDQNPIQVIVDAVINSGPREDATRIGSAGVVRRQAVDISPLRRVNQAIYLLTTGAREAAFRNIKTIAECLADELINAAKGSSNSYAIKKKDEIERVAKANR is encoded by the exons ATGGCTGACGTAGTCCAAGAGGTTAGCGTtgttccagatcctactcagatcGATGTCAAGCTCTTCAACCGTTGGAGCTTCGATGACGTTCAG GTTACTGATATTTCTCTGGCTGATTATATTGGAGTGGTCCCATCCAAGCATGCAACCTATGTTCCTCACACTGCTGGTAGGTACTCAGTCAAGAGGTTCAGGAAAGCCCAGTGCCCAATTGTTGAGAGGCTTACCAACTCTCTCATGATGCACGGGAGGAACAACGGAAAGAAACTAATGGCTGTGAGGATTATCAAGCATGCTATGGAAATTATTCATTTGCTCACTGACCAGAATCCAATTCAGGTTATCGTTGATGCCGTTATCAACAG TGGTCCCCGTGAGGATGCAACTCGAATTGGTTCTGCTGGAGTTGTGAGGCGACAGGCTGTGGACATTTCACCGCTTCGTCGTGTTAATCAGGCCATCTATCTTCTAACAACAGGCGCTCGGGAAGCTGCTTTTAGAAATATCAAGACAATTGCTGAATGTTTGGCAGATGAGCTCATTAACGCAGCAAAAGGTTCATCCAACAG CTATGCTATCAAGAAAAAGGATGAAATCGAGAGAGTTGCTAAGGCAAATCGTTAA